A genome region from Schistocerca nitens isolate TAMUIC-IGC-003100 chromosome 4, iqSchNite1.1, whole genome shotgun sequence includes the following:
- the LOC126253690 gene encoding troponin C, isoallergen Bla g 6.0101: MEDLPPEQIQLLKKAFDAFDQQKKGSIGTDMVRTILEMLGLKLDEKQLQDIIDEVDADGSGQLEFDEFVQLAARFLVEEDAEAMQQELREAFRLYDKEGNGYITTGVLREILRELDDKITEEELDMMIEEIDSDGSGTVDFDEFMEVMTGE; this comes from the exons GAGGATCTCCCACCAGAACAGATCCAAC TGCTGAAGAAGGCCTTCGATGCCTTCGACCAGCAGAAGAAGGGCTCCATCGGCACTGACATGGTGCGGACCATCCTGGAGATGTTGGGCCTCAAGCTCGACGAGAAGCAGCTCCAGGACATCATCGACGAGGTGGACGCAGACG GCTCTGGGCAGCTGGAGTTCGACGAGTTCGTGCAGCTGGCGGCCAGGTTCCTGGTGGAGGAGGACGCGGAGGCGATGCAGCAAGAGCTCCGGGAGGCGTTCAGGCTCTACGACAAGGAGG GTAACGGGTACATCACGACTGGCGTTCTGAGGGAGATCCTGCGAGAGCTGGACGACAAGATCACCGAGGAGGAGCTCGACATGATGATCGAGGAGATCGACTCGGACGGCTCCGGGACCGTCGACTTTGATG AGTTCATGGAGGTGATGACGGGCGAGTAG